A window of Campylobacter pinnipediorum subsp. pinnipediorum contains these coding sequences:
- a CDS encoding enoyl-CoA hydratase/isomerase family protein, whose protein sequence is MRDYFGSNEVISELRDDGILVLTINRPEKRNALNGVTSAKMEEIINKAEKDSDVRVIIITGAGEKSFCAGEDLSELSSTGECQTVMEHGFGGLTNRLCPKPIICAVNGTAVGGGMEIAVSCDIIVAVKGARFGLPEVKVGLIASTGGIVRMARELPRKIAMELCLTGKLIYADEAKEIGIVNYVVESEELMNKAIEIAEQIAANAPLSLKITKEIMHVAPSMSVDDAMRYSDVAYRFIEKTQDGIEGPLAFMEKRKPNWKGK, encoded by the coding sequence ATGAGAGATTATTTTGGCTCAAATGAAGTTATTAGTGAGCTTAGGGATGATGGTATTTTGGTTTTAACCATAAATAGACCAGAAAAAAGAAATGCCTTAAATGGTGTAACTTCTGCGAAGATGGAAGAGATTATTAATAAGGCCGAAAAAGATAGTGATGTTAGGGTTATCATTATAACAGGTGCTGGTGAAAAAAGCTTTTGCGCAGGAGAAGATTTAAGCGAACTAAGTAGCACTGGTGAGTGTCAAACTGTAATGGAGCATGGTTTTGGAGGTCTTACTAATAGACTTTGCCCTAAGCCTATAATTTGTGCTGTTAATGGAACAGCTGTTGGCGGAGGTATGGAAATAGCTGTATCTTGCGACATAATAGTTGCTGTAAAAGGCGCTAGATTTGGTCTTCCTGAAGTTAAAGTTGGACTTATAGCATCAACAGGTGGAATAGTAAGAATGGCTAGAGAATTGCCTAGAAAAATTGCTATGGAATTATGCTTAACAGGAAAATTAATATATGCCGATGAAGCTAAAGAAATAGGTATTGTTAATTATGTTGTAGAGTCTGAAGAATTAATGAATAAGGCGATAGAAATTGCTGAGCAAATAGCAGCAAATGCTCCTTTATCTCTAAAAATAACAAAAGAGATTATGCATGTAGCTCCTTCTATGTCTGTAGATGATGCTATGAGATATTCAGATGTAGCTTATCGTTTTATAGAAAAAACGCAAGATGGCATAGAGGGACCTTTGGCATTTATGGAAAAAAGAAAGCCTAATTGGAAAGGAAAATAA
- a CDS encoding FAD-binding protein → MSKVSNIWVLGDTLGKIEEIMGGAKNLGEKVTCFVFGSKKDEAKKMFSFGADEVFCSEEDDIFENFSSTVIANIENQSGVILMPNTKRCKVMAGILGAKLNAGVSTEVNDIKIVENSVESMKIMYGGLAIATEKINSKIAIVLVNSGTFEQANGNFSNDGEVKELQFVKSSTSIKCINKLPKTASSVDLGKAKKIIAVGRGVAKEEDLKMIKELCTAIGAELGCSRPIAEGEKWMEHERYIGISSVMAKPDVYISIGISGQVQHMVGVKDADKIIVINKDKNAPIFDYADYGIVGDLYKVVPALINSLK, encoded by the coding sequence ATGAGTAAAGTTTCTAATATATGGGTATTAGGTGATACATTAGGCAAAATAGAAGAAATTATGGGTGGTGCTAAAAATCTTGGTGAAAAAGTCACATGCTTTGTTTTTGGAAGCAAAAAAGATGAAGCAAAAAAGATGTTTTCTTTTGGTGCTGATGAAGTTTTTTGTAGTGAAGAAGATGATATTTTTGAAAATTTTAGTTCTACTGTAATAGCTAATATTGAAAACCAAAGTGGCGTTATTCTTATGCCAAATACAAAGCGTTGCAAGGTAATGGCTGGTATTTTGGGTGCAAAGCTAAATGCTGGTGTTAGCACAGAAGTTAATGATATAAAAATTGTTGAAAACTCTGTAGAAAGCATGAAGATAATGTACGGAGGTTTGGCTATAGCTACAGAAAAAATCAATTCAAAAATAGCCATAGTTCTTGTTAATTCTGGTACTTTTGAACAAGCTAATGGCAACTTTTCAAACGATGGTGAAGTAAAAGAATTGCAGTTTGTAAAATCAAGCACAAGTATCAAATGTATAAATAAGCTTCCTAAAACAGCAAGTAGTGTTGATTTGGGTAAAGCTAAAAAAATTATAGCTGTTGGTAGAGGTGTAGCAAAAGAAGAAGATCTAAAAATGATAAAAGAGCTATGCACTGCAATAGGTGCAGAACTTGGTTGTTCTCGCCCTATAGCAGAAGGAGAAAAATGGATGGAGCATGAGAGATATATAGGTATATCAAGTGTTATGGCGAAACCCGATGTTTATATATCTATAGGAATTTCTGGACAGGTTCAACATATGGTTGGAGTTAAAGATGCAGATAAAATTATAGTTATCAATAAAGATAAAAATGCTCCAATATTTGATTATGCTGATTATGGAATAGTTGGTGATTTGTACAAAGTAGTGCCTGCACTTATAAATTCTTTAAAATAG
- the msrB gene encoding peptide-methionine (R)-S-oxide reductase MsrB: MNEIKEEIYIAGGCFWGMQGYFDQLLGVLQTDVGYANGDSDITSYYDIAKTHHAETLRVVFDSSKISLAELLAHFLRVIDPTSLNKQGNDVGEQYRSGIYYTNEKQVDMINASLKQEQNNYDKPFVVEVEPIKNYVLAEEYHQKYLDKNTNGYCHVDLSLAKKPLDDTRFNKPSKDELKKILSDVAFAVTQENATERPFSSEYDKFGEKGIYVDIVSKKPLFSSSDKYDAGCGWPSFTKPITTDSIYYKNDDSHGMKRVEVRSKVADGHLGHVFGDGIKEKGGLRYCINGAALEFIPLEKMKQMGYEKFIPFVR, encoded by the coding sequence ATGAATGAAATAAAAGAAGAGATATATATAGCTGGCGGTTGTTTTTGGGGTATGCAAGGATATTTTGATCAACTTTTAGGGGTTTTGCAAACAGATGTTGGTTATGCAAATGGAGATAGTGATATAACAAGCTATTATGATATAGCAAAAACTCATCATGCTGAAACTTTGCGTGTTGTTTTTGATAGTTCAAAGATATCTTTAGCTGAATTATTGGCTCATTTTTTAAGGGTTATTGATCCAACATCTTTAAACAAACAAGGAAATGATGTAGGCGAACAGTATAGAAGTGGTATTTACTATACTAATGAAAAACAGGTAGATATGATAAATGCAAGTTTAAAGCAAGAGCAAAATAACTATGATAAGCCTTTTGTTGTTGAGGTTGAGCCTATAAAAAACTATGTTTTGGCTGAAGAATATCATCAAAAATATCTTGATAAAAATACAAATGGGTATTGTCATGTCGATCTTTCTTTGGCTAAAAAGCCACTTGATGATACTAGATTTAATAAGCCAAGCAAAGATGAATTAAAAAAAATACTATCTGATGTTGCATTTGCTGTTACTCAAGAAAATGCAACAGAAAGACCATTTTCTAGCGAATATGATAAGTTTGGAGAAAAAGGCATTTATGTTGATATTGTTAGTAAAAAGCCACTTTTTAGCTCATCTGATAAATATGATGCTGGTTGTGGTTGGCCTAGTTTTACAAAACCTATAACAACTGATTCTATCTATTATAAAAATGATGATAGTCATGGCATGAAGAGGGTTGAAGTTCGTTCAAAGGTAGCTGATGGACACCTTGGACATGTTTTTGGAGATGGTATAAAAGAGAAAGGTGGACTTAGGTATTGTATCAATGGTGCTGCTTTGGAGTTTATTCCACTTGAAAAGATGAAACAAATGGGGTATGAAAAATTTATTCCTTTTGTTAGATAA
- a CDS encoding NCS2 family permease: MDFFKLKENNTSIKQEFTAGFTTFLAMMYIVPTNAIIMSKTGMPIDALITATALATILATVLNGLWANTPVAMSVGMGLNAYFTFGLVIGMNIPWQTALGIVFLSGILFVALSFTNFRIWVVKSIPIDLRRAISAGIGCFISFIGLQQIGIIANNDAVLVSLGDIKNSNVLLGIIGLLIVMAFWSWKIKGAFMLAVITTSIIAWVFGMSPVPTEFLSTPASIEPIFLQFDVKSVLFDASGVFTLALLPVIIIFFVTDLFDSIGTLTGVGSKAGLFTGEDQNDSKRLEKTLEADALATVGGSLIGVSTTTTFVESASGVAAGGRTGLTAVFCGLLFILTLFLLPFFKAIPANAIYPILVMVGVLMFTELTNVNFKDPAICVATFFIVILMPLTYSITNGLAFGFLSYFIVRVLRKEWEHINLGIIVLSIISFVIFLVH; encoded by the coding sequence TTGGATTTTTTCAAGCTTAAGGAAAACAACACCAGCATAAAACAAGAATTTACTGCTGGATTTACGACATTTTTGGCGATGATGTATATCGTGCCCACAAATGCTATCATAATGAGTAAAACAGGTATGCCAATAGATGCGCTTATAACAGCAACAGCTCTTGCAACTATCTTAGCAACAGTTTTAAATGGTCTTTGGGCAAACACTCCGGTTGCAATGAGCGTTGGAATGGGTCTTAATGCTTATTTTACATTTGGTCTTGTTATAGGTATGAATATACCTTGGCAAACAGCTTTGGGTATAGTATTTTTATCTGGTATATTGTTTGTAGCCTTGTCTTTTACCAACTTTAGGATATGGGTAGTAAAATCTATACCTATTGATTTAAGAAGAGCTATAAGCGCTGGTATTGGATGTTTTATAAGCTTTATAGGGTTACAACAAATAGGAATCATAGCAAACAACGATGCCGTATTAGTTTCATTAGGCGATATCAAAAATTCAAATGTTTTACTTGGAATTATAGGACTACTAATAGTAATGGCATTTTGGTCTTGGAAGATAAAAGGCGCATTTATGTTAGCGGTAATCACAACTTCTATCATAGCTTGGGTTTTTGGAATGTCTCCGGTTCCAACTGAGTTTTTATCAACTCCGGCTTCAATAGAGCCTATATTTTTACAATTTGATGTAAAAAGTGTATTGTTTGATGCAAGTGGTGTTTTTACACTTGCCCTTCTTCCAGTAATTATAATATTTTTTGTAACAGATTTATTTGACTCTATCGGCACTTTAACCGGTGTTGGAAGCAAGGCTGGCTTATTTACAGGAGAGGATCAAAATGATTCAAAAAGACTAGAAAAGACATTAGAGGCTGACGCGTTAGCTACAGTAGGCGGGTCACTAATAGGCGTTAGCACAACTACAACATTTGTAGAAAGTGCAAGTGGAGTAGCCGCTGGCGGAAGGACTGGACTTACCGCTGTATTTTGTGGATTATTATTTATCTTAACACTATTTTTACTTCCATTTTTTAAAGCAATCCCAGCAAATGCGATCTATCCTATATTAGTAATGGTTGGTGTTTTGATGTTTACAGAGCTTACAAATGTAAATTTCAAAGACCCGGCTATATGTGTAGCAACTTTTTTTATAGTTATTTTAATGCCATTAACATACTCTATAACAAATGGTCTAGCATTTGGATTTTTATCTTACTTTATAGTAAGAGTGTTAAGAAAAGAGTGGGAGCATATAAATTTAGGGATTATTGTATTGTCTATTATTAGCTTTGTAATATTCTTAGTTCATTAA
- the glmS gene encoding glutamine--fructose-6-phosphate transaminase (isomerizing), with translation MCGIVGYIGESEKKNIILSGLKELEYRGYDSAGMAVMSDDDIQYFKAVGKLENLADKTKDFSLSGMGVAIGHTRWATHGKPTEINAHPHLGEHSFVVHNGIIENYKELKDELEAKGVKFISQTDTEVIVHLFEENVKHTDDVFKAYEMSIARLKGAYATLLITKLAPNKIFFAKDAAPLAIAKNDKDLFFASSDAAVIGVANEVAYLDDKSYGFISDTDIWVYKDSKPIKPMFIPLPKDKTYAQKEGYRFFMEKEIYEQSSVVSDCLMGRVKKQKISLEGVDDEFLKGIDDVVLCACGTSYHAALTASYLFERLAGVRAKVEIASEFRYRQARLHKNTLFIVISQSGETADTLEALKIAKEQGLKTLAICNVDNSSIVRLADITLLTRAGIEKGVASTKAFATQVVLLWMFVLQMAEAKNSIEPNELEKEIQALLHVPTVLNIDSKLQEKIYRLSKHYLHGHGFFFIGRDIFYPLALEGALKLKEISYLHAEGYPSGEMKHGPIALADERLFTIALMPKNTLYEKTKSNVEELAARDSYILAISPFEFELSDDFIKIKEHEHAMSEFFEMMVVLQILALEISIRLGNNVDMPRNLAKSVTVE, from the coding sequence ATGTGCGGAATAGTTGGATATATAGGCGAAAGTGAAAAGAAAAATATAATTTTAAGTGGATTAAAAGAGCTTGAATATAGGGGTTATGATAGTGCTGGAATGGCTGTAATGAGTGATGATGATATACAGTATTTTAAGGCTGTCGGAAAGCTTGAAAACTTAGCTGATAAGACAAAAGATTTTAGTTTAAGCGGTATGGGTGTGGCTATAGGTCATACTAGATGGGCTACTCACGGCAAACCAACAGAGATAAATGCTCATCCTCATTTGGGGGAACATTCTTTTGTGGTTCATAATGGAATTATTGAAAACTATAAAGAGCTAAAAGATGAGCTAGAGGCAAAAGGTGTTAAGTTTATCAGTCAAACAGATACAGAAGTAATCGTTCATTTGTTTGAAGAAAATGTTAAACATACTGATGATGTGTTTAAGGCATATGAGATGAGTATAGCAAGGCTAAAAGGTGCTTATGCTACCTTGCTTATAACAAAACTAGCTCCAAATAAGATATTTTTTGCAAAAGATGCCGCTCCTCTTGCGATAGCTAAAAATGACAAAGATCTATTTTTTGCTTCTTCTGATGCAGCGGTTATAGGTGTTGCTAATGAAGTTGCTTACCTTGATGATAAAAGTTATGGATTTATTAGCGATACAGATATTTGGGTCTATAAGGATTCAAAGCCTATAAAACCTATGTTTATACCACTTCCAAAAGATAAAACTTATGCACAAAAAGAGGGGTATAGGTTTTTTATGGAAAAAGAGATATATGAACAAAGTAGTGTTGTGAGTGATTGTCTTATGGGTCGGGTTAAAAAGCAAAAAATCAGCTTAGAAGGTGTTGATGATGAGTTTTTAAAAGGCATAGATGATGTTGTTTTATGTGCTTGTGGGACAAGTTATCACGCTGCACTTACTGCTAGTTATTTGTTTGAAAGATTGGCTGGTGTTAGGGCTAAGGTTGAGATAGCTAGCGAGTTTAGGTATAGACAAGCAAGACTTCATAAAAATACACTTTTTATTGTTATTAGTCAAAGTGGCGAGACTGCTGATACATTAGAGGCTTTAAAGATTGCAAAAGAGCAAGGGTTAAAAACTTTAGCTATTTGTAATGTTGATAATTCATCTATAGTTAGACTTGCTGATATTACACTTTTAACTAGGGCTGGTATTGAAAAAGGTGTTGCTAGCACGAAGGCTTTTGCTACTCAGGTTGTTTTGCTTTGGATGTTTGTTTTGCAGATGGCTGAAGCCAAAAATAGCATAGAACCTAACGAACTTGAAAAAGAGATTCAAGCCTTGCTTCATGTCCCAACTGTTTTAAATATTGATTCAAAATTGCAAGAAAAAATTTATAGACTTTCTAAACATTATTTGCATGGACATGGATTTTTCTTTATAGGTAGGGATATATTTTATCCACTTGCATTAGAGGGTGCTTTAAAACTAAAAGAGATATCTTATCTACATGCAGAGGGTTATCCATCTGGCGAGATGAAGCATGGACCGATAGCCTTGGCTGATGAGAGATTATTTACTATAGCCCTTATGCCAAAAAATACGCTTTATGAAAAGACAAAAAGTAATGTTGAAGAGCTTGCGGCAAGGGATTCTTATATACTTGCTATTAGCCCATTTGAATTTGAGCTAAGTGATGATTTTATCAAAATAAAAGAGCATGAGCATGCTATGTCTGAGTTTTTTGAGATGATGGTTGTGCTTCAAATTTTAGCGCTTGAAATTTCTATAAGACTTGGTAATAATGTAGATATGCCAAGAAATTTAGCAAAGAGTGTAACAGTAGAATAG
- the fixA gene encoding putative electron transfer flavoprotein FixA codes for MNIIVGCKVVLEEQDISINSDRTLDFSKANPKINPFDLNAIQTAVDIKSMVLDEVNIKVLSIGGKNLENTKVKKDILSRGADELNIVIDDKFDNLLAHDTAEIFKQASEKIGFDLIVCADGSADLFASQVGLRAGALLDIPVINSVSKILSIDISSSKIMVQRKLENEIEELELSLPALICVSTDINEPSIPGMKAILAAAKKPVNILSFDYSMSNIVELVNVNAPKKKDRLGVVLQDDSEECVVDFISNFKKVLN; via the coding sequence ATGAATATAATAGTAGGATGCAAGGTTGTTCTAGAAGAACAAGATATATCTATAAATAGTGATAGGACTCTGGATTTTAGTAAAGCTAATCCAAAAATAAATCCATTTGATTTAAATGCAATACAAACAGCCGTTGATATTAAATCAATGGTTTTGGATGAAGTAAATATCAAAGTTCTTAGTATAGGTGGAAAAAATCTTGAAAATACAAAAGTAAAAAAAGATATTTTATCAAGAGGTGCTGATGAATTAAATATTGTTATTGATGATAAATTTGATAACTTATTAGCTCATGATACCGCTGAGATATTCAAACAAGCATCTGAAAAAATTGGTTTTGATTTGATAGTGTGCGCAGATGGTTCTGCTGATTTGTTTGCTAGCCAAGTTGGTCTTAGGGCCGGTGCTTTGCTTGATATTCCTGTTATAAATAGTGTTAGTAAAATTTTATCTATTGATATAAGCAGTTCAAAGATTATGGTTCAAAGAAAGCTTGAAAATGAAATAGAAGAGCTAGAACTTTCATTGCCAGCATTAATATGTGTTTCTACTGATATTAATGAGCCTTCAATTCCTGGAATGAAAGCCATATTAGCTGCCGCAAAAAAACCAGTTAATATTTTATCCTTTGATTATTCGATGAGCAATATTGTAGAGCTAGTAAATGTTAATGCTCCTAAGAAAAAAGATAGATTAGGAGTTGTTTTACAAGATGATAGTGAAGAATGTGTGGTTGATTTTATATCTAACTTCAAAAAAGTGTTAAATTAA
- the mqnE gene encoding aminofutalosine synthase MqnE has product MNIIKKLENGERIDKHEAYSLYELDLFTLGKFAFKQRVKRFGKKVFFNINRHINPTNICADICKFCAFSAHRKNPNPYKMSHEEILQIVGNSVKNGAKEVHIVSAHNVQSGWEWYLEIFKKIKEQYPQIHIKALTAAEIDFLSRSCGFSYEEVIDKMIEYGVDSMPGGGAEIFDEDIRKRICNGKVSSENWLKIHQIWHEHGRQSNATMLFGHIESREHRIDHMLRIRDLQDKTNGFNAFIPLVYQTQNNYLKDIKFLGSSEILKTIAIARLLLDNVAHIKAYWATSTLNLAMIAQEFGADDLDGTIEKESIQSAAGASSANGTNLKTFCELIKSSGFLPVERDSLYNEIKNY; this is encoded by the coding sequence ATGAATATTATTAAAAAACTTGAAAATGGCGAAAGAATAGACAAGCACGAGGCATATAGCTTGTATGAACTTGACCTTTTCACACTAGGAAAGTTTGCATTTAAGCAAAGAGTTAAAAGATTTGGAAAAAAAGTTTTTTTTAACATAAATAGACACATAAATCCTACAAATATATGTGCTGATATATGTAAATTTTGTGCATTTTCAGCACATAGAAAAAATCCAAATCCTTACAAAATGTCGCACGAAGAAATTCTACAAATAGTAGGAAATAGTGTAAAAAATGGCGCCAAAGAGGTGCATATAGTATCAGCTCACAATGTCCAAAGTGGTTGGGAGTGGTATCTTGAAATTTTCAAAAAAATCAAAGAACAATATCCACAAATACATATAAAAGCACTTACTGCTGCTGAGATTGATTTTTTATCAAGAAGTTGTGGTTTTAGCTACGAAGAAGTTATAGATAAAATGATAGAATACGGAGTGGATAGTATGCCTGGTGGTGGGGCTGAGATATTTGATGAGGATATACGCAAAAGAATTTGCAACGGAAAAGTAAGCTCTGAAAATTGGCTAAAGATTCATCAAATTTGGCACGAACATGGTCGCCAAAGTAACGCCACAATGTTATTTGGTCATATAGAATCAAGAGAGCATAGGATAGACCATATGCTTAGAATTCGCGACTTGCAAGATAAAACAAATGGCTTTAATGCATTCATTCCTCTAGTTTATCAAACACAAAACAACTACTTAAAAGATATAAAATTTCTAGGTTCAAGCGAGATACTAAAAACGATAGCCATAGCAAGACTTCTTTTAGATAATGTAGCACACATTAAAGCTTATTGGGCCACATCTACACTTAATCTAGCAATGATAGCTCAAGAATTTGGAGCTGATGATCTTGATGGAACGATAGAAAAAGAAAGTATACAAAGTGCTGCTGGCGCAAGTAGTGCTAACGGAACAAATTTAAAGACATTTTGTGAGCTTATAAAAAGCTCTGGATTTTTGCCTGTTGAAAGAGACAGTTTGTATAATGAAATAAAAAATTATTAA
- a CDS encoding HD domain-containing protein — MKDVNKFYKFFNKNSRNFINFLIKERDDTFKNIFSETLAQFFGDFCPDIDKLPISIIATNKYAQNLISINSKLDIMIVYKDIQGYNTKHLLRSLDERFQEFDINIKIVELSSLYDKFKDDIKSKSKLCLIRYICGSKTLYKNARDEITRLKEYNKDTFLSYHIKKLLPFDNVPFLEQEPNLKTSFGGVDDIYSLNCILSTISGENSARMPSMLLLDEKQTSQFNICVDFLLSLKSTLNLVNNEDIFSEKNIDEITTLMQTKSKKSQDTNIRISQKILSCMKNIGLFTRFVASSITSYNFSNFSFLQKKLSKTKGGFYNLNSTLFVHRHKKIVGLKDLLNDFILVDDIDYKIDMSIIFYIKKVVSADDGTQNINTQIKKLLAKNNSHCILKAFLDAGVLNVLIKPMENIALLPKYDGYHKFSVDEHSMFTLYFLENIKDKFINSLYGDICLQGKIMLKLVALMHDVGKGSEGEHELVGANIFRAYANKLELSAEAVNMGVLLIKYHTLMNVVANTEDIYSQRVVFGFISKLSDKKSLQLLYILTYCILNATDDSLYTPYLSKLLRKLYDLSFESFDDENLLDEATRRVKKEHSIKRHDEFAVLDEEVQNKIFEISSNLLFAKHSVLDIIDITKKAFLCDDIYFDLQNTQGLRVKIISNRFLNLSALLAVFADFDLAYMEIFELFDEKFFIRLEFNKNIKNSDLLNFKAKALNALNSNEKLVLTAPIIYKDEISFDLNHSDEYAKLNINAKDQRGLMAYVMSVFYDMNFKITSAKVQTIKNKTRNLFLISKDDGLNANYEKILNLLISE; from the coding sequence TTGAAAGATGTAAATAAATTTTATAAATTTTTTAATAAAAATAGTAGAAATTTTATAAATTTTTTAATAAAAGAGCGTGATGATACATTTAAAAATATCTTTTCGGAAACACTAGCTCAATTTTTTGGTGATTTTTGTCCCGATATAGATAAGCTTCCAATAAGTATAATAGCTACCAATAAATATGCTCAAAATCTTATCTCTATAAATTCAAAACTAGATATTATGATAGTTTATAAGGATATACAAGGCTATAATACAAAGCATTTATTAAGATCCTTGGATGAAAGATTTCAAGAGTTTGATATAAATATTAAGATTGTAGAGTTATCAAGTTTGTATGATAAATTTAAAGATGATATAAAATCAAAAAGCAAACTTTGTTTGATAAGATATATATGCGGGTCAAAAACTCTTTATAAAAATGCAAGAGATGAAATAACAAGGTTGAAAGAGTATAACAAAGATACTTTTTTATCGTATCATATTAAAAAGCTTTTACCTTTTGATAATGTTCCTTTTTTGGAACAAGAGCCGAATTTAAAAACAAGCTTTGGAGGCGTTGATGATATATACTCTTTAAATTGTATATTAAGCACCATAAGTGGCGAAAATAGCGCAAGAATGCCATCTATGCTTTTGCTTGATGAGAAGCAAACAAGCCAGTTTAATATATGTGTGGATTTTTTACTATCATTAAAATCAACTTTGAATTTAGTAAATAATGAAGATATTTTTAGTGAAAAAAATATAGATGAAATAACAACATTAATGCAGACAAAATCTAAAAAATCACAAGATACAAATATTAGAATTAGTCAAAAAATTCTAAGTTGTATGAAAAATATAGGCTTATTTACCCGTTTTGTTGCCTCATCAATTACAAGTTATAATTTTTCAAACTTCTCATTTTTACAAAAGAAACTATCTAAGACAAAAGGTGGTTTTTATAATCTAAACTCAACACTTTTTGTCCATAGGCATAAAAAAATAGTTGGTTTAAAAGATCTTTTAAATGATTTTATCTTGGTTGATGATATTGATTATAAGATTGATATGAGTATTATTTTTTATATAAAAAAGGTTGTTAGTGCCGATGATGGAACACAAAATATAAATACACAAATCAAAAAATTATTAGCTAAAAATAACTCACATTGCATACTAAAAGCATTTCTTGATGCTGGTGTGCTTAATGTCCTTATAAAGCCTATGGAAAATATAGCATTACTTCCAAAATATGATGGTTATCATAAATTTAGTGTTGATGAACATAGTATGTTTACTTTGTATTTTTTGGAAAATATAAAAGATAAATTTATAAATTCTCTTTATGGTGATATATGCTTACAAGGTAAAATTATGCTTAAATTAGTAGCTTTAATGCACGATGTCGGTAAGGGAAGCGAAGGTGAGCATGAGTTGGTCGGTGCAAATATATTTAGAGCATATGCTAATAAGCTAGAGCTTAGTGCTGAGGCTGTAAATATGGGTGTTTTACTTATAAAATATCATACTTTGATGAATGTGGTTGCAAATACGGAGGATATATATTCTCAAAGAGTTGTTTTTGGTTTTATATCAAAACTTTCTGATAAAAAAAGTTTACAACTACTTTATATTTTAACTTATTGTATTCTTAATGCAACAGATGATAGTCTTTATACACCGTATTTATCAAAGCTTTTAAGAAAACTTTATGACTTGTCTTTTGAGAGTTTTGATGATGAGAATTTGCTTGATGAGGCTACTAGAAGGGTAAAAAAAGAACATAGTATAAAAAGACACGATGAGTTTGCTGTGCTAGATGAAGAAGTTCAAAATAAAATTTTTGAAATTTCTTCAAATTTATTATTTGCAAAACATAGTGTTTTAGATATTATAGATATAACTAAAAAGGCATTTTTATGTGATGATATATACTTTGATTTACAAAATACTCAAGGCTTAAGAGTTAAAATCATATCTAATAGATTTTTAAATTTATCAGCTTTGCTTGCTGTTTTTGCTGATTTTGATCTTGCTTATATGGAAATTTTTGAGCTTTTTGATGAAAAGTTTTTTATAAGACTTGAGTTTAATAAAAATATAAAAAATAGTGATCTTTTAAATTTTAAAGCAAAGGCATTAAATGCTTTAAATAGCAATGAAAAGCTTGTTTTAACAGCACCTATTATATATAAAGATGAGATAAGTTTTGATCTTAACCACTCTGATGAGTATGCTAAATTAAATATAAATGCAAAAGATCAAAGAGGTCTTATGGCTTATGTGATGAGTGTTTTTTATGATATGAATTTTAAAATAACAAGTGCAAAAGTTCAAACTATCAAAAATAAAACTAGGAATTTGTTTTTGATAAGTAAAGATGATGGACTAAATGCAAATTATGAAAAAATATTAAATTTATTAATAAGTGAGTGA